The nucleotide sequence GGGAAGTCATACCAAGTATACACAAATGGTTGAGCGGGGGTGGTTCAGCTTGGTTTCAGACAATGTATTGACGAAGGTAATCAACTCGGGCCTGATGCTTGAGCTTCATCAAAGCCTTGACTTCATGTTTCCTCACCATTTCTCTAGAGATGTTGAGATTTCCAGCTATCTCTCCCAGAGTCCTGTCTCCTTTCCCATCAAGACCGTACCTTTGTCGAATAACCAGACTCTCTTTCGGCTTCAATGAATCGAGCTGAAAACGAAATGTAATCAGTTTTCCAAGAAAGATGAGCCAAATAAACTAACATAAGTCTTGATGATTGTGTAAGTAAGTAGATGAAAGAGTGAAACTTACCACGTCATCGAGAGCAAGCCTGAGAAGAGCAGGTTGTCTCCGGTTATCAGATCCAACACCATCAACATCTGTGATTCCGTTGATGAACTCTTCTTGAGTAACCGCATGTTTTGAATTTAGTGAGAAAACCGGTTTTGCGGCTCTCAATACTTCACGGTATCTCTCAGGTGTTATCTTGAGTTTCTCAACTACCTCTTTCTCTGTAGGGAGTCTCCCCAGCTCAAACAATAGCTCCATCTTCGCTTTATAGATCTCAACTCTAACCTGAATTGGTTTCAACAAAGAGGATATATGTAAAGATCCCTGCAGAACAATCTGTTTCTGAGACAGAGCCAAAAAGAGGGTAACATATATACCGATTCAAGTCCAAAAGGAACACGAGTAAAGTTTGAGGTTGTCATAGACCGTATGATGGCATGTCTTATCCAAAACAAACCATAAGTCGATAGACGAAACTTCCTTTTCGGCTCAAAGCGGTCAATTGCTGTGATAAGCCCTTTCATACCAGCTTGACAAAGGTCTTGAAACTTCGGACCATTGGTgaaatcttgaaaatatttGTTCATAACAAACAAGACAAGTCGGAGATTGTGCTGCAATGTATAGAAACAAAACACAGTAAGCTAAAATAGTTATATCCATACTTCTTTTGGGCTAGTATCCAATACACTCACCTTAATAAGTTTGTTTCTTGCAGCTCTACccatttcaattttctttttaacttcaCCAGTGGTCATTTTGATCTCTTTAGCTATTTCAGCTTCCCTCGGCTCTCTTCCCAAGCTCTTTTGCAATTCATCTTTCACTTCAAGTAGAGCCTGCAATGTTATAAGCCCCCAAAACTGTTGAGCATAGCTTTCAATGTATAAGACTACATGTTATgttcaagaaaatgaagaatACCTTCATAGGCTGCATCAACTTAAACAACCAAGCATGTTCAGTAGAAGAAAGAACAGGAggtatcttcatttttttccagtCCAAGCTCAATATATCATTAGAAGCTGAATAGTCCCGCACAAGCCTCTcaatcttctcctcttcttgctGCCTCTTTGTTACTTTCTTCTCAgcagaagaaacaacaaatggTTTCTCTTCACAGTTTCTCTTCAAAGCG is from Camelina sativa cultivar DH55 chromosome 20, Cs, whole genome shotgun sequence and encodes:
- the LOC104770788 gene encoding RNA polymerase sigma factor sigE, chloroplastic/mitochondrial-like, whose amino-acid sequence is MGVVFISSSAARSPLGLSTDLLTTHRSSLKKPSIVAFKADDSTNSALIIPPREQVLIPAEKLNEKKRVVTKRKPCKTPKKPSSLDDHNAAPSCSLGVDYYNEAAARLENIYKLSPATVEDDVVDGDSKAKVPRRRKRKQSGEAEKKVVVRNNVKKDKRLSLDKRIALKRNCEEKPFVVSSAEKKVTKRQQEEEKIERLVRDYSASNDILSLDWKKMKIPPVLSSTEHAWLFKLMQPMKALLEVKDELQKSLGREPREAEIAKEIKMTTGEVKKKIEMGRAARNKLIKHNLRLVLFVMNKYFQDFTNGPKFQDLCQAGMKGLITAIDRFEPKRKFRLSTYGLFWIRHAIIRSMTTSNFTRVPFGLESVRVEIYKAKMELLFELGRLPTEKEVVEKLKITPERYREVLRAAKPVFSLNSKHAVTQEEFINGITDVDGVGSDNRRQPALLRLALDDVLDSLKPKESLVIRQRYGLDGKGDRTLGEIAGNLNISREMVRKHEVKALMKLKHQARVDYLRQYIV